One genomic window of Maribacter aquivivus includes the following:
- a CDS encoding Dabb family protein: MTTVTFGQNDKEMTEFDSNFSHTVFFWLKNPDNQADRTAFETSLRKFLDNSGYAKTKFIGTPPRASRDVVDGSFTYSLIVSFDSAESQQAYQDEAPHKLFIAESEKLWSKVIVYDSTGI, from the coding sequence ATGACTACAGTAACTTTTGGTCAAAATGATAAAGAAATGACAGAATTCGATTCTAATTTTTCCCATACCGTATTTTTCTGGTTGAAAAACCCTGATAATCAGGCAGACCGTACCGCTTTTGAGACTTCATTACGTAAGTTTTTAGATAATTCCGGTTATGCTAAAACAAAATTTATTGGTACACCTCCAAGAGCTAGTAGAGATGTAGTAGATGGTTCATTTACCTATTCTTTAATTGTAAGTTTTGATTCTGCAGAGTCTCAACAAGCTTACCAAGATGAAGCTCCGCATAAACTGTTTATTGCAGAGTCGGAAAAGCTGTGGTCTAAAGTAATCGTTTACGATTCAACAGGAATCTAA
- a CDS encoding GNAT family N-acetyltransferase, with translation MTFRKAAEVDVEKIATLHSVSWQQNYRESFSDHFLDNLAFENRLIEWKKRFEHPSDNQFVFIAEEDGEFLGFMCAYFNHDIQYGTLLDNLHVSLNTQGKGIGTKLIAALAEEIVQRNGENGFYLWVLNTNIAAIKYYQKIGGVAIETVESNDIGDKTFLKIRYYWQNASEFLENVRVKRS, from the coding sequence ATGACTTTTAGAAAGGCTGCCGAAGTAGATGTTGAGAAAATAGCAACCTTACATTCGGTAAGCTGGCAGCAAAATTATAGAGAATCTTTTAGTGACCATTTTTTAGATAATCTGGCATTCGAGAATAGATTGATTGAATGGAAAAAGCGCTTTGAGCATCCGTCAGATAATCAGTTTGTTTTTATAGCAGAGGAAGATGGCGAGTTCTTGGGTTTTATGTGTGCCTATTTCAATCATGATATTCAATATGGAACATTGCTAGATAATTTACACGTAAGTCTTAATACTCAAGGAAAAGGTATAGGTACAAAGTTAATAGCAGCTTTAGCGGAAGAAATTGTACAACGAAATGGAGAGAATGGCTTCTATTTATGGGTGTTAAATACCAACATTGCTGCAATTAAATATTATCAAAAGATAGGCGGCGTCGCAATTGAAACTGTTGAATCTAACGATATAGGTGATAAGACATTTTTAAAGATTAGATACTATTGGCAGAATGCCTCAGAGTTTTTAGAAAACGTAAGAGTCAAAAGATCATAA
- a CDS encoding MmcQ/YjbR family DNA-binding protein — protein sequence MNVEEYREYCISKKGVTESFPFDETTLVFKVMGKMFALCGLEHVPLRVNLKCDPERAIELREQHEGIIEGWHMSKKHWNTVYLNQISKELTLDLIDHSYDLVVSKLTKKLKAELEAL from the coding sequence ATGAATGTTGAAGAATACCGAGAATACTGCATTTCTAAAAAAGGAGTAACAGAATCTTTTCCTTTTGATGAGACAACGTTGGTATTTAAGGTAATGGGCAAAATGTTCGCCTTATGTGGATTAGAGCATGTGCCCTTACGTGTAAACCTAAAATGTGACCCAGAAAGAGCCATAGAACTTCGCGAACAACATGAAGGCATTATTGAAGGTTGGCATATGAGTAAAAAACATTGGAATACTGTTTACCTAAATCAAATATCTAAAGAACTTACGCTAGACCTTATTGATCACTCGTATGATTTGGTGGTTTCTAAGTTGACCAAGAAGTTAAAAGCAGAACTAGAAGCACTATAG
- a CDS encoding ExbD/TolR family protein, with product MKNHRSPQEVNAGSMADIAFLLLIFFLVTTSIENDAGLNRLMPPNDNEAIVDIRERNLFEISINNSDQIMAEEEIINSKILRKKVIAFIDNGGYTLGMDGYCDYCKGDRLLDLSENPDKAIISIKTQRNTSYPVYVAVQNEVIAAYNALRNRESLRLFNTPYETIYSDYYNEEINDDQKGQLKERLEIIRALYPQKILEPETVNN from the coding sequence ATGAAAAACCACAGATCTCCTCAAGAAGTAAATGCCGGTTCTATGGCAGATATCGCTTTTCTATTATTGATTTTTTTCTTGGTCACTACATCTATAGAAAATGATGCTGGACTTAACCGTCTAATGCCTCCGAATGATAATGAAGCTATTGTTGATATCAGAGAGCGAAACCTTTTTGAAATTAGTATTAATAATAGTGATCAAATAATGGCAGAAGAGGAAATCATAAATTCAAAAATCCTTAGAAAGAAAGTAATCGCCTTTATAGATAACGGTGGTTATACATTGGGTATGGATGGATATTGTGATTATTGTAAAGGCGACCGTTTACTAGATTTATCTGAAAATCCTGATAAGGCTATTATTTCTATAAAAACACAACGCAATACGAGCTATCCGGTTTATGTAGCTGTACAAAATGAAGTGATTGCAGCTTATAACGCCTTGCGTAATAGAGAAAGTTTACGATTGTTCAATACCCCTTATGAAACCATTTATTCTGATTATTACAATGAAGAGATTAATGATGACCAAAAGGGACAATTAAAAGAACGCCTTGAAATTATAAGAGCACTTTATCCGCAGAAAATTCTAGAACCAGAAACCGTAAATAACTAA
- a CDS encoding ExbD/TolR family protein, translated as MIKFNKYRSSKSLPPISTASLPDIVFILLFFFMTVTVMKNQNLLVENTLPTATETEKLDKKDRVIEIYVGKPTAEAKANLGDEPRIQMDNKFITVGEVGDYALQALSSMPEHLKSVATVSIKADIGVKMGIIEDLKSELRMVNLLKINYTTYEGTAVDNL; from the coding sequence ATGATAAAATTCAACAAGTATAGATCTAGTAAAAGCTTGCCGCCTATATCAACAGCATCATTACCTGATATTGTTTTTATACTTCTCTTTTTCTTTATGACGGTTACCGTTATGAAGAATCAGAATTTATTGGTGGAGAATACCTTGCCAACTGCAACTGAAACTGAAAAATTGGACAAGAAAGACCGAGTTATAGAAATTTATGTGGGTAAGCCTACTGCAGAAGCCAAGGCCAATTTAGGAGATGAGCCTAGAATTCAAATGGACAATAAGTTTATAACTGTAGGTGAAGTTGGCGATTATGCATTACAAGCTTTGTCGTCAATGCCAGAGCATTTAAAAAGTGTAGCAACAGTATCTATTAAAGCAGATATTGGAGTGAAAATGGGTATTATAGAAGACCTTAAAAGTGAACTTCGTATGGTGAATTTGTTGAAAATAAACTATACCACTTATGAAGGTACCGCTGTAGATAATTTATAA